In Paenibacillus hexagrammi, the following are encoded in one genomic region:
- a CDS encoding 1,2-dihydroxy-3-keto-5-methylthiopentene dioxygenase: MAQIRIRNTNERIEDQEQVKAFLDAQHVLFEHWEPAKLPVELREKFALNDEEKAQILSVYDEEIRDLAARRGYEIWDVISLSDATPNIEELLKKFEQVHTHTEDEIRAIVAGKGIFIIKGEGEVGYFDVELEAGDVISVPENTNHFFTLMDNKQIVAVRLFIEKDGWIAFNVEDPEFIKA; this comes from the coding sequence GTGGCACAAATTCGAATCCGTAACACCAATGAACGCATAGAAGATCAGGAGCAGGTTAAAGCATTTCTTGATGCTCAGCACGTGCTTTTCGAACACTGGGAACCAGCAAAACTGCCTGTAGAGCTGCGGGAAAAATTTGCACTCAACGATGAAGAAAAAGCACAAATTTTAAGCGTATATGACGAAGAGATTCGCGACCTGGCTGCAAGACGCGGCTATGAGATTTGGGATGTTATCTCTTTATCGGATGCTACACCAAACATTGAAGAGCTGCTGAAAAAGTTCGAGCAGGTACATACACATACGGAAGATGAGATTCGCGCCATTGTTGCAGGCAAAGGAATCTTCATTATCAAAGGTGAAGGCGAAGTCGGATATTTTGACGTTGAGCTAGAAGCCGGTGATGTGATTTCGGTACCGGAGAACACGAACCACTTCTTCACACTGATGGATAACAAGCAAATCGTAGCTGTTCGACTCTTTATCGAAAAAGACGGCTGGATCGCCTTCAATGTAGAAGACCCTGAATTTATTAAGGCCTAG